In Magnolia sinica isolate HGM2019 chromosome 12, MsV1, whole genome shotgun sequence, a single genomic region encodes these proteins:
- the LOC131220205 gene encoding cysteine-rich repeat secretory protein 38-like, which yields MPIFTSKALGFLLLIMIQYLLLLCNPSKAEDPFYQFCENTASYRGNTTFQWNLEEVFSILTANAGTSPFLYREKGEDPDIAHALYLCRGDVTGEVCKKCIHEASQEITRRCPNRTSIIWYDSCMLHYSEKRIYSVYDPTDKSLKGFNTSNTENVTDPNGFNLVLDGLMAKLVRDATEIPWRPMFATGEVKFTSFQTIYGLVQCGQHLARDDCKNCLQHAISEIPSCCKMESKVGEF from the coding sequence ATCCAATATCTATTACTCCTGTGTAATCCCAGCAAAGCCGAAGACCCCTTCTACCAATTTTGTGAAAATACAGCTAGTTACAGAGGCAATACCACTTTCCAATGGAACTTGGAAGAAGTCTTCTCTATTCTAACTGCAAATGCTGGTACATCGCCCTTCCTTTATAGGGAGAAAGGTGAAGACCCAGATATTGCCCATGCCCTCTACCTTTGCAGGGGAGACGTTACTGGGGAAGTTTGCAAGAAGTGCATCCATGAGGCCAGTCAAGAAATCACACGAAGGTGCCCTAACAGGACATCTATTATATGGTACGATTCATGTATGTTACACTACTCAGAAAAGAGGATCTACTCAGTTTACGATCCGACAGATAAATCATTAAAAGGATTTAACACGTCGAATACAGAAAACGTTACGGACCCAAATGGGTTCAATCTGGTCTTGGATGGTTTAATGGCTAAGCTTGTGAGAGATGCAACCGAAATCCCTTGGAGGCCTATGTTCGCGACTGGGGAAGTGAAATTTACGAGCTTTCAGACGATATATGGGCTTGTACAGTGCGGCCAGCATTTGGCAAGAGATGACTGCAAAAATTGCTTACAACATGCTATCTCTGAGATTCCGTCATGCTGCAAAATGGAAAGCAAGGTGGGAGAGTTTTAG